The Mycolicibacterium flavescens genome has a segment encoding these proteins:
- a CDS encoding VirB8 protein, giving the protein MPSFRRRESVIDADRVDKPPRDDPEQRSADSDEALRLAEEAEAEAAEAEALAAAARARAKAIRLRRQAAETKAPDPEVDEVLEPVEETAPGAKTTDTVADDAAQPEAGEATETDEAADTDVEDSAEPDKAEATTRSRRLRMPRIRWKIVAAVVAVVLILAFGAASAYMVWQHRLAQEEQQRTAEFTAAARQSVVTLMSLDFNRAQEDVQRIIDNSTGQFRDDFEAQAEDFTQVAKDSKVVTEVTVNTAALTSMTDTNATALVSATSRVTNTAGANQEPRSWRLKVDLVREGDQIKMSKVEFVP; this is encoded by the coding sequence GTGCCGTCATTCAGGCGCCGCGAGTCGGTGATCGACGCGGACCGCGTCGACAAACCGCCGCGGGATGACCCTGAGCAGCGGTCGGCGGACTCGGACGAGGCGCTTCGCCTCGCCGAGGAGGCGGAGGCCGAAGCGGCCGAGGCGGAGGCGCTCGCCGCCGCCGCGCGCGCTCGCGCGAAGGCCATCCGGTTGCGCAGGCAGGCTGCTGAAACCAAGGCGCCGGACCCGGAGGTCGACGAGGTTCTCGAGCCGGTCGAGGAGACGGCGCCCGGGGCGAAGACCACCGACACCGTGGCCGACGACGCCGCCCAACCGGAAGCCGGCGAGGCAACCGAAACCGACGAAGCGGCCGACACCGACGTCGAGGACTCAGCGGAGCCCGACAAGGCCGAGGCGACGACGCGGTCCCGCCGCCTGCGGATGCCGCGGATCAGGTGGAAGATCGTCGCTGCGGTGGTGGCTGTCGTCCTGATCCTGGCGTTCGGGGCCGCGAGCGCGTACATGGTGTGGCAGCACCGGCTGGCCCAAGAGGAGCAGCAGCGCACCGCCGAATTCACCGCGGCCGCGCGGCAGAGCGTGGTGACCCTGATGTCGTTGGACTTCAACAGGGCCCAGGAAGACGTGCAGCGCATCATCGACAACTCGACGGGTCAGTTCAGGGATGACTTCGAGGCCCAGGCCGAGGACTTCACCCAGGTCGCCAAGGATTCCAAGGTGGTCACCGAGGTCACCGTGAACACTGCGGCACTGACGTCGATGACCGACACCAACGCCACCGCGCTGGTCTCGGCCACCTCGAGGGTCACCAACACCGCAGGTGCCAATCAGGAGCCTCGCTCATGGCGGCTGAAGGTGGATCTGGTCCGCGAGGGTGATCAGATCAAGATGTCGAAAGTCGAGTTCGTACCGTGA
- a CDS encoding twin-arginine translocation pathway signal — protein MSAETKPDEADVKTAASDEPESTAVEPESTAAEETQAAEETQASEDSEAAEKSRPKPRSAVRRYLGAILLTILLVVSAGVAAWLYFFQFRADQETNPDAQRVALEAAKSGTVALLSYAPDSMEQDFTNAKSHLTGDFLNYYTQFTEQIVTPAVQEKQVKTSAAVVEAGVAEMQPDTAVVLVFVNQTTVSKENPDGAFAASAVKVGLTKSDGRWLINKFDPV, from the coding sequence GTGAGCGCCGAAACCAAACCCGACGAGGCCGACGTGAAGACCGCGGCCTCCGACGAGCCGGAATCGACAGCCGTCGAACCGGAGTCGACGGCGGCCGAGGAGACGCAAGCGGCCGAGGAGACGCAAGCGTCCGAGGACTCGGAAGCGGCCGAGAAGAGCCGGCCGAAACCCCGCAGTGCCGTGCGGAGGTATCTCGGCGCGATTCTGCTGACAATTCTGCTGGTGGTCTCGGCAGGTGTCGCGGCCTGGCTTTACTTCTTCCAGTTCCGGGCCGACCAGGAGACCAACCCCGACGCCCAACGGGTCGCACTGGAGGCGGCGAAGTCGGGCACCGTGGCGCTGTTGTCGTATGCCCCTGATTCGATGGAGCAGGACTTCACGAACGCGAAGTCGCACCTGACGGGGGACTTCCTGAACTACTACACGCAGTTCACCGAGCAGATCGTGACCCCGGCGGTTCAGGAGAAGCAGGTCAAGACCAGCGCTGCTGTGGTGGAGGCCGGCGTGGCCGAGATGCAGCCCGACACCGCCGTGGTGTTGGTCTTCGTCAATCAGACGACGGTCAGCAAGGAGAACCCGGACGGGGCCTTCGCGGCAAGCGCGGTCAAGGTCGGCTTGACCAAGTCCGACGGCCGCTGGCTGATCAACAAGTTCGACCCCGTGTAG
- the ispD gene encoding 4-diphosphocytidyl-2-methyl-D-erythritol synthase produces the protein MTALPGQSLAAVVTVPAAEAAALEPVAGRSPLSRVVHACLEAVADPARVVVAVAEQFTDDVGALLARDGSAVGLVAVAGTATRAQCLAVALEKVVAEPVSASHVLVYNVNQPLTPAQLQARVIEHLRQGASVVLPVLPVTDSVKVVDERGVVTASLDRSTLQTVQYPRGFAADHLGRLIAESVGEFDEAVEAIRSVVPVVTVDGDAEAVAVDLPHHSLLLEAIIASRGAR, from the coding sequence GTGACGGCGCTCCCCGGCCAATCCCTCGCGGCGGTCGTGACGGTGCCTGCCGCCGAAGCCGCTGCGCTCGAACCGGTGGCGGGTCGATCGCCCCTGTCGCGTGTCGTGCACGCCTGTCTGGAAGCGGTCGCCGATCCCGCCAGGGTCGTGGTGGCGGTCGCCGAACAGTTCACAGACGACGTAGGCGCCCTACTCGCCCGCGACGGGTCGGCCGTCGGGCTCGTCGCGGTCGCCGGGACTGCCACACGGGCGCAGTGCCTGGCTGTTGCACTCGAAAAGGTTGTGGCCGAGCCCGTTTCGGCATCACACGTACTCGTCTACAACGTCAACCAGCCTCTGACCCCGGCGCAGCTGCAGGCTCGGGTCATCGAGCACTTGAGGCAGGGAGCTTCCGTCGTGCTACCTGTCCTGCCGGTCACCGACAGCGTGAAGGTCGTCGACGAGCGTGGTGTCGTCACCGCCTCACTGGATCGGTCGACGCTTCAGACCGTGCAATATCCCCGCGGTTTCGCCGCCGACCACCTCGGCCGGCTGATCGCCGAATCCGTCGGGGAGTTCGACGAGGCCGTGGAGGCGATCCGATCGGTAGTGCCGGTTGTGACAGTCGACGGTGACGCCGAGGCCGTTGCGGTCGACCTCCCGCACCACAGTCTGCTCCTCGAGGCCATCATCGCGAGCCGCGGCGCCCGCTGA
- the ispD2 gene encoding 4-diphosphocytidyl-2-methyl-D-erythritol synthase, translating into MTVEEPETPPCAVAVVLAAGLGTRVGADGNKAYLPVAGRPMAAWSLETLTTVSDIDRIVLVHRKGELALARDMVARELPTADVELVEGGDTRHGSELNVLRHLQTDIESGRIDVVLIHDAARPMAGAEMFTRALALARESGGAIPALPLRDVVTTALRRPADGSALVRVQTPQAFRAAQLLAAYRSSERHRFEGTDTSSCVEAFTDVAVQTFPGEPHNIKVTYAGDIATAERLLTTLSGRRGSR; encoded by the coding sequence GTGACCGTCGAGGAGCCCGAAACACCGCCGTGCGCCGTGGCGGTCGTGCTCGCGGCAGGCCTGGGCACCAGGGTCGGCGCCGACGGCAACAAGGCCTACCTCCCTGTCGCGGGTCGACCGATGGCGGCGTGGTCGCTGGAGACCCTCACGACGGTGTCCGACATCGACCGCATCGTGCTGGTGCACCGGAAGGGCGAGCTGGCTCTGGCACGGGACATGGTTGCACGCGAATTGCCCACCGCCGACGTGGAACTCGTTGAGGGCGGCGACACCCGGCACGGTTCCGAACTCAACGTCCTACGCCATCTGCAAACCGACATCGAATCCGGGCGCATCGACGTCGTGCTCATCCACGACGCCGCGCGACCGATGGCCGGCGCGGAGATGTTCACCCGCGCGCTCGCGCTCGCCCGCGAATCCGGTGGCGCGATACCGGCGTTGCCCCTTCGCGACGTGGTGACCACCGCCCTGCGGCGGCCGGCCGACGGGTCCGCGCTGGTTCGGGTGCAGACACCGCAGGCCTTCCGTGCCGCACAACTGCTTGCCGCGTACCGTAGCTCGGAACGTCACCGCTTCGAGGGCACCGATACGTCGTCGTGCGTCGAGGCGTTCACCGACGTTGCGGTGCAGACCTTTCCGGGTGAACCGCACAACATCAAGGTGACGTACGCAGGCGACATCGCGACCGCCGAACGTCTGCTCACGACACTCAGCGGGCGCCGCGGCTCGCGATGA
- a CDS encoding ChaB family protein has product MPKTSKSGSARKSELPSTLQKSDAKAQRTFAKAHDAAAEEYGEGERAHRVAYSALKHSYEKVGDHWEAKDEKGPSDERARSGGPNAKGDTAEGVNANSSKKHLMEIARRLDISGRSSMNKDELVSAIKKANRRETARNR; this is encoded by the coding sequence ATGCCGAAGACATCCAAGAGCGGCAGCGCCCGGAAGAGCGAACTGCCCAGCACACTGCAGAAGTCGGACGCCAAGGCCCAGCGGACCTTCGCCAAGGCCCATGACGCCGCTGCCGAAGAGTACGGCGAGGGTGAACGCGCACACCGCGTCGCCTACAGCGCGCTCAAGCACAGCTACGAGAAGGTCGGCGACCACTGGGAGGCGAAGGACGAGAAGGGTCCGTCCGATGAGCGTGCACGCAGCGGCGGCCCGAACGCCAAGGGCGATACTGCCGAGGGCGTGAACGCCAACTCCTCCAAGAAGCACCTCATGGAAATCGCGCGGCGCCTTGACATTTCGGGTCGGTCGTCGATGAACAAGGACGAGCTGGTCTCGGCGATCAAGAAGGCCAACCGCCGCGAGACCGCCCGCAACCGCTGA
- the garP gene encoding sugar phosphate permease, producing MEKSDLSTAGEKGFGVRPWIVWVTGLFAYIVAVLDRTTLGVSGLHAAERFHASPSVLSTFVVLQVIVYAAAQVPAGVLLDRFGSKTLILTGAALMSGGQLTLAFTESLPTAIGARAVVGLGDAFTFISVLRLVPHWFTPRQVPLVTQLTGICGQLGQVLSAVPFFAVLNAWGWTTAYVSVAAVGVLSMALTAALVKNTPHGNAVAIHTVSVRETLASVKTVWLRPGTRLGFFTHMGTQFSVTVFALMWGVPYLTNAQGLSAGVAGLMLTVSVVAAISAGVLIGIFTGRRPHRRSRLVLAIIASNALIWTIVLALPGRAPLWLLVLLIVVISVGGPGSMVGFDFARTFNPSATLGTASGLVNMGGFIASLLVMQAMGAILDATGGFSSDSFRLAWTVQYAIWTFAVVGILITRGKARRVMRVEQERMLLEGLDTHTGRDTGAGD from the coding sequence ATGGAAAAGTCAGACTTATCAACCGCCGGCGAGAAAGGGTTCGGTGTGCGTCCCTGGATCGTCTGGGTCACCGGCCTGTTTGCGTACATCGTCGCCGTTCTCGACCGCACCACATTGGGCGTGTCCGGACTCCATGCCGCCGAACGGTTCCACGCCAGCCCGAGCGTGCTTTCGACGTTCGTCGTGCTGCAGGTCATCGTCTACGCCGCAGCGCAGGTGCCTGCCGGGGTTCTGCTGGACCGCTTCGGCTCCAAGACGCTGATCCTGACGGGCGCCGCGCTGATGTCCGGCGGCCAACTCACGCTCGCGTTCACCGAGTCGCTGCCCACCGCCATCGGGGCACGAGCGGTGGTGGGTCTCGGCGACGCGTTCACGTTCATCTCGGTGCTGCGACTCGTGCCGCACTGGTTCACCCCCCGCCAGGTTCCGCTGGTCACGCAGTTGACCGGTATCTGCGGCCAGCTCGGCCAGGTGTTGTCGGCGGTACCGTTCTTCGCCGTCCTCAACGCATGGGGCTGGACGACGGCCTACGTTTCGGTGGCCGCGGTCGGCGTCTTGTCGATGGCGCTGACTGCTGCGCTGGTGAAGAACACCCCGCACGGCAACGCGGTGGCGATCCACACCGTCTCCGTGCGTGAGACGCTGGCCAGCGTCAAGACGGTCTGGCTGCGACCGGGCACGCGACTCGGGTTCTTCACCCATATGGGCACCCAGTTCTCGGTGACGGTGTTCGCGCTGATGTGGGGCGTTCCCTACCTGACCAACGCGCAGGGCCTTTCGGCCGGCGTAGCCGGGTTGATGCTGACGGTCTCAGTGGTGGCCGCCATATCGGCGGGGGTGCTGATCGGCATCTTCACCGGGCGTCGGCCACACCGCCGCTCTCGTCTGGTTCTGGCGATCATCGCCAGCAACGCGTTGATATGGACCATTGTGTTGGCGTTACCCGGCAGGGCGCCGCTGTGGCTGCTCGTGTTGCTGATCGTCGTGATCTCGGTCGGCGGACCCGGTTCGATGGTCGGCTTCGACTTCGCGCGCACGTTCAACCCGAGCGCCACGCTGGGCACCGCTTCCGGTCTGGTCAACATGGGCGGGTTCATCGCCTCGTTGCTGGTGATGCAGGCGATGGGCGCGATCCTCGACGCGACGGGCGGATTCTCCTCCGACTCGTTCCGGCTGGCCTGGACCGTGCAGTACGCGATCTGGACGTTCGCGGTCGTCGGCATTCTCATCACCCGGGGCAAGGCACGCCGGGTGATGAGGGTCGAACAGGAGCGGATGTTGCTGGAGGGGCTCGACACCCACACCGGCCGAGACACCGGCGCAGGTGACTGA
- a CDS encoding putative transcriptional regulator, with translation MIAWIVAWLSRHALPPGFATLAEYRLNELAQISGVSARNIRAYRERGLLDPPRRVGRSAFYDDYHLSQLRTINQLHRRGFNSAHIAEFFASLREGADLADILGIQRAVLGPGSEADAREASVAAEANGDGLAIGPDSDEVRRLVEYGFAEVVDGFVVLIDTAVRRAVAQSADPLVSVQVLSHIVEATDGAVDALAAQFVDALEDFVTARLGAEHASTRAGGDELMRTVGEYRNLWTSVVFSRLDEALHRHIADARYSGGGLPGGQAGPPQRGPLTR, from the coding sequence GTGATCGCATGGATCGTCGCGTGGCTCAGCCGGCACGCGCTCCCGCCGGGGTTCGCGACGTTGGCTGAGTATCGCCTCAACGAGCTGGCCCAGATCTCCGGCGTCAGCGCCCGCAACATTCGTGCGTATCGCGAGCGTGGATTGCTGGATCCGCCGCGCCGCGTCGGCCGGTCGGCGTTCTACGACGACTACCACCTGTCACAGTTGCGCACCATCAACCAGCTGCACCGCCGCGGCTTCAACTCCGCCCACATCGCCGAGTTCTTCGCCAGCCTGCGTGAGGGCGCCGACCTTGCCGACATCCTCGGCATCCAGCGGGCCGTGCTGGGTCCCGGATCCGAAGCAGACGCCCGGGAAGCGTCCGTGGCGGCAGAGGCGAACGGGGACGGGCTTGCGATCGGCCCCGACAGCGACGAGGTGCGGCGGTTGGTCGAGTACGGATTCGCGGAGGTGGTCGACGGCTTCGTGGTGTTGATCGACACCGCGGTGCGACGGGCGGTGGCGCAGTCGGCAGATCCACTCGTATCCGTCCAGGTGCTGTCGCACATCGTCGAGGCCACCGATGGTGCGGTCGACGCGTTGGCGGCTCAGTTCGTCGACGCCCTCGAAGACTTCGTGACCGCGCGGTTGGGCGCGGAGCACGCGTCGACCCGGGCAGGCGGTGATGAGCTCATGCGGACGGTGGGCGAGTACCGGAACCTGTGGACCAGCGTCGTGTTCAGTCGGCTGGACGAGGCGCTTCACCGCCACATTGCAGACGCGAGATACAGCGGGGGCGGTTTACCCGGCGGACAGGCGGGACCCCCTCAGCGCGGGCCGCTCACTCGGTGA
- the potF gene encoding spermidine/putrescine-binding periplasmic protein has product MARRPPTAARTGSIVISCAVLVFALTSGCSPGQQSPAGQQPPNIEPLSSVGEGEGRLNLIAWAGYVEDGSNDAQADWVTPFEQQTGCQTEVTLGNTSDEMVGLMRSGRYDGVSASGDATLRLIYAGDVAPVNTALVPHYESISPFLKNQPWNSVDGQMYGIPHGWGANLLMYNIAVVRDAPNSWAAVFDDADRYRGKVTAYDSPIYIADAALYLSKKRPELGIEDPYSLDDRQLDAAVQLLEEQRQNIGVYWSDYLKEVEAFESGASVIGTTWQVIANTIGARNRVPVNTVLPKEGSTGWSDTWMISTKAAHPNCMYKWLNWISSPEVNAEAAEFFGEAPANAKACEFTTERDFCDIYHATDASFAAKIHYWTTPQKKCVDGGGDDCTDYDEWVERWRQITE; this is encoded by the coding sequence ATGGCGCGCAGGCCGCCCACCGCCGCGCGAACCGGCTCGATCGTCATCTCCTGTGCTGTTCTGGTGTTCGCGCTGACGTCCGGATGCTCACCCGGGCAACAGTCCCCCGCAGGGCAGCAGCCACCGAACATCGAACCGCTCAGCTCGGTCGGCGAGGGCGAGGGCCGACTCAACCTGATCGCCTGGGCCGGATATGTCGAAGACGGCTCCAACGACGCGCAAGCCGACTGGGTGACGCCGTTCGAACAGCAGACTGGATGCCAGACCGAGGTGACGCTGGGCAACACATCCGACGAGATGGTCGGATTGATGCGCAGCGGGCGATACGACGGGGTGTCGGCCTCCGGGGACGCGACGCTTCGGCTCATCTACGCGGGCGACGTGGCTCCCGTGAACACCGCACTGGTCCCCCACTACGAATCGATCTCGCCGTTCCTCAAGAACCAACCCTGGAATTCGGTCGACGGTCAGATGTACGGCATCCCGCACGGGTGGGGCGCCAACCTGCTGATGTACAACATCGCGGTCGTGCGGGACGCGCCGAACTCCTGGGCGGCGGTCTTCGACGACGCCGACAGGTACCGCGGCAAGGTCACCGCGTACGACTCACCCATCTACATCGCCGACGCAGCGCTGTACCTGTCCAAGAAGAGGCCCGAACTGGGCATCGAGGACCCGTACTCGCTCGATGACCGGCAACTCGATGCCGCGGTGCAACTGCTCGAAGAGCAGCGCCAGAACATCGGCGTGTACTGGTCGGACTATCTCAAGGAGGTGGAGGCGTTCGAGTCCGGCGCCTCCGTCATCGGCACCACCTGGCAGGTGATCGCCAACACGATCGGGGCGCGCAACAGGGTTCCGGTCAACACGGTGCTGCCCAAAGAGGGGTCCACCGGTTGGTCGGACACGTGGATGATCTCGACGAAGGCCGCCCACCCGAACTGCATGTACAAGTGGCTGAACTGGATCTCCTCACCGGAGGTCAACGCCGAGGCCGCCGAGTTCTTCGGCGAGGCGCCCGCCAACGCCAAGGCCTGCGAGTTCACCACCGAGCGCGACTTCTGCGACATCTACCACGCCACCGACGCGAGCTTCGCCGCCAAGATCCACTACTGGACCACACCGCAGAAGAAATGCGTCGACGGCGGCGGTGACGACTGCACCGACTACGACGAATGGGTCGAACGATGGCGGCAGATCACCGAGTGA
- a CDS encoding protein exported by TAT pathway, with protein MAAPAALVFGAGVHAAPASAAPHGILLDYAAGVLKASDIRAAGALGAIRYVSDRRPGGAWMLGKPIQLAEARDLYQAGLKIASCYQYGKKDTADWLGGQNAGVAHAKRGWELHVAAGGPQGAPIYASIDDNPTYAQYKQQVAPYLRGWEAVLGKQRVGVYANSKTIEWALQDGIGTYYWQHNWGSPGKVAHAAAHLHQVEIDSRSIAGVGVDINHILKPQFGQWD; from the coding sequence GTGGCTGCGCCTGCGGCGCTCGTTTTCGGTGCCGGTGTGCACGCCGCACCCGCGTCAGCGGCGCCGCACGGGATTCTCCTCGACTACGCCGCGGGTGTGCTCAAGGCCAGCGACATCCGAGCAGCGGGCGCCCTGGGGGCGATTCGCTACGTCTCCGACCGACGACCCGGCGGCGCATGGATGTTGGGGAAGCCGATCCAACTGGCCGAGGCGCGCGACCTGTACCAGGCCGGGTTGAAAATCGCGTCCTGCTATCAGTACGGCAAGAAGGACACCGCCGACTGGCTCGGCGGCCAGAACGCCGGGGTGGCCCACGCGAAACGCGGCTGGGAGCTGCACGTCGCCGCCGGCGGCCCTCAGGGCGCGCCGATCTATGCATCGATCGACGACAATCCGACCTACGCGCAGTACAAACAGCAGGTGGCCCCGTACCTGCGTGGCTGGGAAGCGGTGCTGGGCAAGCAGCGCGTCGGTGTCTATGCCAACTCGAAGACCATCGAGTGGGCGCTCCAGGACGGCATCGGAACGTACTACTGGCAGCACAACTGGGGATCGCCGGGGAAGGTCGCGCACGCGGCCGCCCATCTGCACCAGGTCGAGATCGACAGCCGATCAATCGCGGGCGTCGGCGTGGACATCAACCACATCCTCAAGCCCCAATTTGGGCAGTGGGACTAA